The following proteins come from a genomic window of Candidatus Saccharibacteria bacterium oral taxon 488:
- a CDS encoding glycosyltransferase family 39 protein: protein MKKHKLADSAVYRWRYWLGYMALIVLFCAAITAASLYAPGGVTEAEIEALNTTNAISPSHLGSFAQTNLPFHLLQRGLFSVFGVTIYTIKLPSLILSFIAAVAVFFLLRRWFKPNVTILSLVIMTVTGQLIFFAQSFTPHILYITYAALILLFASLIVQRAKGSALWRLLLAATVGLSLFTPYFWYIHLTLLLVALIHPHTRYALLARRNRFKWLPAIIVLALTSAPAMFLAATHHDLLKSLIGIHSLSWALVDNLRLLLYHYFWVKPTVVGGQIAPVLDFSALFLIMLGLFKTIQHHHTARSYMIGVWLLLSLPLLVLQPSMTSIIILPLFILLAVGVEALLNQWYSLFPRNPYARITGLLMLMALIGVMVLSGLDRFTNGYRHFSGAVHEFSTDLPLLQKAIASRQNVVLVANPHEAPLYETVARYSKHKLTVNQPAAEGATLVITRAEQMAHPNTDGWTLERIVTNSHAEQADRFYLYKSAKK, encoded by the coding sequence ATGAAAAAGCACAAACTCGCCGACTCGGCTGTCTATCGCTGGCGCTATTGGCTGGGCTACATGGCGCTGATCGTGCTATTCTGTGCGGCCATCACCGCCGCTAGTTTGTATGCTCCGGGCGGCGTGACCGAGGCGGAAATTGAGGCGCTTAATACCACTAACGCTATTTCGCCGAGCCATCTCGGCTCGTTCGCGCAAACCAACTTGCCATTCCACCTCCTGCAGCGCGGTCTGTTCAGCGTATTTGGCGTCACCATCTATACCATCAAGTTGCCGTCGCTCATCCTGTCGTTCATCGCCGCCGTCGCCGTGTTTTTCCTGCTGCGGCGCTGGTTCAAGCCTAATGTTACCATCCTGTCGCTCGTCATCATGACGGTCACCGGCCAGCTGATCTTCTTTGCCCAAAGCTTCACGCCGCACATCCTCTACATCACCTATGCTGCGCTCATCCTCCTCTTTGCTAGCCTAATCGTTCAGCGCGCTAAAGGCTCAGCCTTGTGGCGGCTGCTATTGGCGGCGACGGTCGGTCTGAGCCTGTTTACGCCGTATTTTTGGTATATTCATCTGACACTGCTACTGGTAGCGCTGATCCACCCGCACACCCGCTACGCGCTACTCGCCAGGCGCAATCGCTTCAAGTGGCTACCAGCGATCATTGTTCTCGCGCTCACGAGCGCACCGGCAATGTTCCTCGCCGCGACGCATCACGATCTACTCAAGTCACTGATTGGTATTCACAGCCTCAGCTGGGCGCTGGTCGATAATTTACGATTGCTGCTCTATCATTATTTCTGGGTCAAGCCAACCGTTGTCGGCGGTCAGATCGCACCAGTGCTCGACTTTTCGGCGCTATTTCTGATCATGCTTGGTCTGTTCAAAACCATCCAGCACCACCACACCGCGCGTTCATACATGATCGGCGTCTGGCTGCTACTAAGTTTACCGCTGCTGGTGCTGCAGCCATCGATGACCAGCATTATCATCTTGCCGCTATTTATCCTGCTGGCCGTTGGTGTCGAGGCGCTGCTCAATCAATGGTATTCACTATTTCCGCGCAATCCTTACGCCCGCATCACTGGCTTATTGATGCTGATGGCGCTCATCGGCGTGATGGTCCTCTCGGGCCTCGACCGTTTTACCAATGGGTATCGCCATTTCTCGGGCGCTGTACATGAATTTAGCACCGATCTGCCACTACTACAAAAAGCCATCGCCAGCAGGCAAAACGTCGTTCTCGTCGCCAACCCGCACGAGGCGCCGCTCTACGAAACCGTCGCTCGCTATAGCAAGCACAAGCTCACCGTTAACCAACCGGCCGCGGAGGGTGCTACGCTCGTC